The nucleotide sequence CTTTCTTGATAATGACAGGTAAGCAGACGGCCCATGAAACGTATTCAGATCCAACAACAGTTAACCGAGTTTCCGCGAGAAGTATTCGATCATGCCGATACCTTGGAAATTCTTGATCTGGGTAATAACCAACTATCACAATTGCCGGATGATTTCCCACGCCTGAAGAAACTGAAAATCCTGTTTCTGACCAACAACCACTTTACACATATCCCTCCGGTATTAGCCCAATGCCCGTCGCTGGAGATGATTGCCTTTAAAGAAAATCTGCTCACCGAATTTGCCGAAAACAGCATTCCTGAGCATACGCGCTGGTTGATTTTAACGGGCAACCAACTGACTCGGCTGCCACAATCCATGGGCAAGTTATATCGCCTGCAAAAGCTGGCCTTAGCGGGCAATCAACTGTCTGAATTGCCTGACAGTATGGCAAATTGCCGTAACCTGGAACTGGTTCGACTGTCCGCCAATCGCTTTGAATCTTTGCCCGATTGGTTGTTTCAACTGCCTCGCCTATCCTGGTTAGCGTTTGCTGGCAATCCGTTTTCCAGCTCAGTATTTACCGGCGTGGAGCATGAGTCGAAATCCGTGCCGTTTGTTCACCTCAGTGATATCGAACTGGATGAAAAACTGGGCGAAGGCGCCTCCGGCACCATTTATCGTGGCCATTGGAAGCAGGCACATGAACACCTGGGTGAACCGGATATTGCGGTAAAATTATTTAAGGGGGATGTCACCAGCGACGGCTATCCACAAGACGAGTTAGATTGCTGCCTGGATGCAGGCCATCATCCGCATATTGTAAAAACTATTGGTGAGATTAAAGACCCCGGCGAACTTGGCATCGTAATGGAGCTGATTCCAGCGGGTTATCGTAACCTGGGTAATCCCCCTAACTTTGATACCTGTAGCCGCGACACCTTTGCAGAAGGTGTTTCGTTTACTGCCGGGCAAATCGCCAAAATCGTATCGGACTTTGCCAGCGCAGCGCATCACCTCCACCAGCAAGGCGTCAGTCATGGTGATTTGTACGCACATAACACCTTGGTGAATGATCAGAATGAAATTCTGCTGGGTGATTTTGGCGCCGCTTCCGATTGCAAAACACTGCCAGCTAATCAGCGTGCTGATATGGAGAAAGTTGAGGTACGGGCTTTGGGTTGTTTATTGGATGATTTATTAACGCTGCCAGCTAACCAGCTGAATGAGGAAGAGAGCTTAGTAAAAATGCTGAAATCGTTACGAGATCAGTGTTTTGTTGAGGGTGTAGAGCAACGACCTGATTTTTTAAAATTCTTAGAAACTCTTTCAAAATAAACACTCACTATTATTTTAGCCGTCGCATCTGTGCTACGTCCCTGTAGCTAGATGCTAATTCGACATCCTGTCGCTGCTAAAAAACAATAGTGAGTGTTTATTTAAGAGCTTCAGACGTAAAAAAGCCGATCACTAGGATCGGCTTTTAAATTTCTGCGGGAAAGAAATAGTTTCCTATTTCAACCCCTTACTTCAGGCCAAAAATACCCACCGCTTCACGCACCTGCTCCATCAGTGGCACACTCAGCTTACGAGCTTTTTCAGCACCCTTTTGCAGTTCCGCTTCGATATCCTGTGGACGCGTCAGTAGCTCATTGTATTTTTCACGTGCTTCAGAAATTTCGGCATTAATTAATGCAAACAGCTTTTTCTTAGCATCACCCCAGCCAATACCATCAGCGTAAGCCTGAGTCATTTCAGCCAGCTGTTCTTCATTGGCGAAGGCTTTCCAGATCTGGAATACGGTTGAGTCGTTCGTGTCTTTTGGCTCACCCGGCTCCAGTAAATTGGTTTTGATTTTATTGATGTGTTTCTGCAGTTGTTTTTCAGTCAGGAACAGAGGAATGGTATTGCCATAACTCTTACTCATCTTGCGGCCGTCTAAGCCTTGCAGAATGGCAACATCTTCATCCACGGCGTATTGCGGCAAGGTTAACAACGGATTCTTTTTGCTGGAATAAATATGGTTAAAACGCTGCGCCATATCGCGCGCCATTTCCACGTGCTGAATCTGATCTTTACCCACGGGTACTTTATTCGCACCAAACATCAGAATATCAGCTGCCATCAATACCGGGTAACTGAACAAGCCCATGGTAATGGCTTTATCGGCATCTTCGTTTTCAGCCAGGTTAGCATCAACCGCGCCTTTGTAAGCGTGAGCACGATTCATCAAACCTTTGGCACAGATGCAGTTCAGCATCCAGGTCAGCTCAGGAATTTCGCGAATATCCGACTGACGATAAAACATGGTTTTGTCGGTATCTAAGCCCAAAGCCAACCAGGTCGCGGCAATTTCGGTAGTCGATTGGTGTACCAGCTTCGGATCCTGACATTTGATCAGGGCATGGTAGTCGGCCAGGAAAAAGAAAGACTCAACATCATCACTCTGACTGGCACGAATCGCGGGGCGAATGGCACCCACGTAGTTACCCAGGTGTGGAGTGCCAGTGGTGGTAATACCGGTAAGAACGCGCTGCTTGCTCATGGAAACGGACTCAATCAAAACTTGGTAAAAATAAAGCGCCTTATCATACCTGTTTCAACAAGCGGCATACAGGCCTAGACGTGATCGTTTCTCAGTAAACACTTAAGTTAAGTATTTTTTTGTATATACAATTTAAGTAAGCTAACATAACTTACAGATGACTAAGATCATCCCAAAGGGAATTGAGATGAAGATTGAGTTTGATGCGGTCAAAAACCAGAGGAATACAACCTCACGAGGCATTGATTTCAGAGAGGCACGGCTCTTCGACTTTAATAACGCATT is from Bacterioplanoides sp. SCSIO 12839 and encodes:
- the trpS gene encoding tryptophan--tRNA ligase gives rise to the protein MSKQRVLTGITTTGTPHLGNYVGAIRPAIRASQSDDVESFFFLADYHALIKCQDPKLVHQSTTEIAATWLALGLDTDKTMFYRQSDIREIPELTWMLNCICAKGLMNRAHAYKGAVDANLAENEDADKAITMGLFSYPVLMAADILMFGANKVPVGKDQIQHVEMARDMAQRFNHIYSSKKNPLLTLPQYAVDEDVAILQGLDGRKMSKSYGNTIPLFLTEKQLQKHINKIKTNLLEPGEPKDTNDSTVFQIWKAFANEEQLAEMTQAYADGIGWGDAKKKLFALINAEISEAREKYNELLTRPQDIEAELQKGAEKARKLSVPLMEQVREAVGIFGLK
- a CDS encoding protein kinase, whose translation is MKRIQIQQQLTEFPREVFDHADTLEILDLGNNQLSQLPDDFPRLKKLKILFLTNNHFTHIPPVLAQCPSLEMIAFKENLLTEFAENSIPEHTRWLILTGNQLTRLPQSMGKLYRLQKLALAGNQLSELPDSMANCRNLELVRLSANRFESLPDWLFQLPRLSWLAFAGNPFSSSVFTGVEHESKSVPFVHLSDIELDEKLGEGASGTIYRGHWKQAHEHLGEPDIAVKLFKGDVTSDGYPQDELDCCLDAGHHPHIVKTIGEIKDPGELGIVMELIPAGYRNLGNPPNFDTCSRDTFAEGVSFTAGQIAKIVSDFASAAHHLHQQGVSHGDLYAHNTLVNDQNEILLGDFGAASDCKTLPANQRADMEKVEVRALGCLLDDLLTLPANQLNEEESLVKMLKSLRDQCFVEGVEQRPDFLKFLETLSK